In the genome of Lysobacter sp. 5GHs7-4, the window GTCGCTGGCGCAGCCGCTGGACAAGATCAGCCTGCTCGACGTGTACCGCGCGATCGGCGAGCCGCCGGTGTTCGCGCTGGGCCTGTCCGACGACCATCCGCGCTGCCTGGTCGAGCAGGGCGTGAACGCCGCCCTGCGCGGCGCGCTGGAGGAAGCGCGCGAGCAATTGCTGTCGCGTTTCGCCACCACCACGCTGGACGCGATCGCGCGCGATTACGAGGCGCGCATGCAGGGACGCAAGGCGCCGCGGCCGTGGTGGGAGCGCTGACGCGCGCACGCGATTGGCCGGCGCGCGCGGGCGGCCGCGTTAGCTAGCTACGGCGCAGTCATCGGACGAACGCGCTGAAGACCCGCGTGCCGATGACGCGCCGGCGCCGCCGTCCGGCTGCGCCGTCTTCCTGCGAAGGAGTGCAGTCATGCCCGGGATCGATCCCAACAAGTTCGTCATCGTCGCCAGTTTCGTATCGCCCGGCGTAGGCCAGGGCGCGGGCGGCTTCGCCATCGTCGGCGGCAAGGTCGTCAAGATTCCGCCGCGCGGCATCAAGCTGTTGCAGGCGAGCTACCAGATGCTCGACGCCGCCGAGAGCGCGGGCAACCGCAAGCTCGCCGCGACGCTGCAGCAGGCCGCGCTGGCGGCGGCCGAAGATGCGGTGAAACAGAAAGCGGCGCGCTGAGCGCGCATCGGCGAGAGGTACGAAAAGGCCGCGCCCCACGCTCGACGGGGCGTGGGACGCGGCCTTTCGTGACGCGCGATCGCGATCGGACGGTTAGCCGCCGCGCTCGCTCAGTCCTTGCCGAACCAGCGGTAGATCACGCCGCCCAGCAGGCCGCCCAGGATCGGCGCCAGCCAGAACAGCCACAACTGCGAGATCGCCTGCGAGCCCGCGAACAAGCCCACGCCGGTCGAGCGCGCCGGGTTCACCGAGGTGTTGGTGACCGGGATGCTGATCAGGTGGATCAGGGTCAGCGCAAGGCCGATCGCGATCGGCGCGAAGCCGGCCGGCGCGCGCGGATGGGTCGCGCCCAGGATCACCACCAGGAACATCGCCGTCATCACCACTTCGCACAGGAACGCCGCCGCGACCGAGTAACCGCCGGGCGAATGCGAGCCGTAGCCGTTGCTGGCGAAGGCGCCGGCGGCGTTGGGATCGACCGAGAACTCCGGGTTGCCGGCTGCGATCTGCCACAGCACGAAACCGGCGAACAGACCGCCCAGCACCTGGGCGACGATGTAGGGCAGCAGATCCTTGCCGGCGAAGCGTCCGCCCGCCCACAGACCGAAGCTCACCGCCGGATTGAAGTGGCCGCCGGAGATGTGGCCCAGCGCATAGGCGCCGGTCAACACGGTCAGGCCGAAGGCCAGCGACACGCCCAGGAAACCGATGCCCAGCGGGTTGCCGACGCCGCCGAAATTGGCCGCCAGCACCGCGCTGCCGCAACCGCCCAGTACCAGCCAAAACGTACCGATGAATTCGGCGCCGAGTCGTTTGATCATGATCTTCCTCCTGGATGACGGATCGGGAACTTCGGGTCAGTCGCTACACGCGGGCGCGTCCGCGCCTGCGCACACGGTACGCCGCGCGCGTTGGCGAGGATAGTCGGGGAGAGGCGAGGACGGCGACGGCGGAGTGTGACCGCCATCGCCGTCATCGGATCACTTGCTGCTCAGTCGCGACGACGGAAAGCGCAGCCCCTGGGTCAGGCCCAGCACTTCGCCGAGCTTGTCGGGCGTGGGCGCCTGCAGCCAGATATGCGCGACCCGGCCGTCGCCGAGATCGAGCAGGGTTTCGCGCACCTGCACGTCGGGCTTGCCGGCGAGTTCGCCGCGGTACCAGTACATGGGTTTGCCGTCGATGGTGCCGGCCTCGGCGCGATCGCCACGCTTGGGCGTGAACGGCGACTTGTTCGAGATGTACATGCCGAACGCTTCGCTGCCGTCCTCGCGCAGGGCGAGGCAGACATCCGAACCGGCGGCGGGTTTGTGTTGCCAGACCAGTTGCGTGGACGACGGCAACTGCGGGCATCCGTCCTGTTGTTGCGCCTGCACGCTTCCTGCGTACAGCAGCCCGAGCACGGGCAGGATCGACATGCAGCATGCCGGCATTTTCACGACTGGATCCCCCTTGAGGTCGCTGGACGATAAAACGTGACCTGCGTCAGAACATAAGGCAGTTCCGGGGGATTGACAAATCCTGTGGTTTCAGAGGCAACTGAATAGGCGCTTTGCCGAGTTTGGCCGCGGCTCGTGGGGCCTAATCCGGCGGCCGGGCTCAGCGCTCGGGCAGGGGGATGAACTCGTCGTCGCCCGGGACCTGGCCGAAGCGGCCCTCCAGCCAGTCCTGCTTGGCCTGCTCGATCCGCTCGCGCGAGCTGGACACGAAGTTCCACCACAGGTGGCGCGGCCCATCCAGGGGCTCGCCGCCCAGCAGCATGGCCTTGAGCGGGGTCTTGGCGCGCAGCACCGGCCGGGTGCCCGGGTCGAGCGCGATCAGATGCTTTTCGGGCAGGTCGGCGCCGTCCAGCTGGGCCTGGCCTTCGAGCAGGTAGAGCGCGCGCTCGGCGTGGCTGTCCTCGATCGCCAGCTCGGCGTCGGCGTCCAGGTCGATGGCGACGTAGAGGGTGTCGCTGAAGACCTTGACCGGGGATTCCTCGCCGTAGCCGCGGCCGGCGACCACGCGCAGCCAGGCGCCATCGCGGCGCAGCTGCGGCAGCGTGGCCGCGGCGTGGTGGTGGAAGGCCGGCGCGGTTTCCTCGAACGTGCGCGGCAGCGCCACCCAGGTCTGCATGCCGTGCAGCGGATGCTCGCCCGCGCGCAGCGCCTGCGGAGTGCGCTCGGAATGGGCGATGCCGCGGCCGGCGGTCATCCAGTTCACGTCGCCCGGGTTGATGTCCTGCACGCTGCCCAGGGTGTCGCGGTGGCCGATGCTGCCCGACCACAGGAAGGTGACGGTGGCCAGGCCGATGTGCGGATGCGGGCGCACGTCGATGCCGCGGCCGGGTTCGAACAACGCCGGACCCATGTGATCGACGAACACGAACGGCCCCACCGAGCGCGCCTGGATGGACGGCACGGCGCGCCGCACCTGGAAACCGCCGAGGTCGTGGACGCGGGGGGCGACGAGGGTGGTCATGGCGGGGCTCTCTGGCTGCGCGTGGATGCAGGCGCTAGCTTGTCACGGCCCGCCGCGCGTCAGCATGCGGCGCGCGCAACGGCCTGTTGCGGCGCCGCGTCTTGGGCCTGCGGTGTTGCGGTGCTGCGGCGCGGCTCAGGGCGCCGCGCCCACCTTGACCGTCGCCGTCGGCGCGTCGCCCTGGCTCAAGGCGGTCAGTTCGATGGTCCAGGCGCC includes:
- a CDS encoding Rrf2 family transcriptional regulator, which encodes MRNDNRLSRMLHVLIHMAQHPGPITSELIASILSTNAVVVRRTMAGLREQGYVQSVKGHGGGWSLAQPLDKISLLDVYRAIGEPPVFALGLSDDHPRCLVEQGVNAALRGALEEAREQLLSRFATTTLDAIARDYEARMQGRKAPRPWWER
- the aqpZ gene encoding aquaporin Z — protein: MIKRLGAEFIGTFWLVLGGCGSAVLAANFGGVGNPLGIGFLGVSLAFGLTVLTGAYALGHISGGHFNPAVSFGLWAGGRFAGKDLLPYIVAQVLGGLFAGFVLWQIAAGNPEFSVDPNAAGAFASNGYGSHSPGGYSVAAAFLCEVVMTAMFLVVILGATHPRAPAGFAPIAIGLALTLIHLISIPVTNTSVNPARSTGVGLFAGSQAISQLWLFWLAPILGGLLGGVIYRWFGKD
- a CDS encoding pirin family protein codes for the protein MTTLVAPRVHDLGGFQVRRAVPSIQARSVGPFVFVDHMGPALFEPGRGIDVRPHPHIGLATVTFLWSGSIGHRDTLGSVQDINPGDVNWMTAGRGIAHSERTPQALRAGEHPLHGMQTWVALPRTFEETAPAFHHHAAATLPQLRRDGAWLRVVAGRGYGEESPVKVFSDTLYVAIDLDADAELAIEDSHAERALYLLEGQAQLDGADLPEKHLIALDPGTRPVLRAKTPLKAMLLGGEPLDGPRHLWWNFVSSSRERIEQAKQDWLEGRFGQVPGDDEFIPLPER